In the genome of Natronomonas salina, the window TTACTGGGATGCGGTCAAACCCGGGCGTATGGAGTTCGACCTCCCGAAAGCTGCCGGATTGCTGGTCGCAATCGTGGCCCTCTCGATCGCCGGCCTGGCCGCGAGCGGCGTGATGACGCTGCAGACCGTCCTGATGATGGTCCTCCCGTCGATGGCGGTCTTCGCCGCCGTCGCGTTCTGGCTCGGCGTGAAGCACGGCGAGTTTCGCGCTACCCCGTGATAACGATCGAGATCGTGAGGCGCTGGTACCGTTGGCAGGGTCCGTCTCGGTAGGCTCGGGCGCTCACGCCCGTCAGAACCCGGATACCGTCTCTCAGAAGGCGGTGTTGAATCCACCCGTTCAACGCAGTCACAAAGGCTATACCCCAGGTGTTCACAGGTTGGTTAGCATCGATGGTCCCCAACACGCGACGACGCTTCCTCCACGTAGCGACGGCCGTCGCCGGCGGTCTGGCAGGGTGTAGCCAGTTTACCGGCGGTGAGACACGATCTTCCGGATCGGCCTCCGAGAACGGTGCGTCGAACTTCTCGAACGACACTACCGATACGGATCCGCCGACGGTGCTCCTCCGGTCCGAGTCGGACGTTCCACCGATCTACCTTGAGGGAACCGGCGACAACTACTGGAATGCAGCCCGAGATCGCCGGGTCATCGGAATCCGGAACGAAGTGATCGGTTCGCCGTCGAGTGCTGAGGCACTCACAGTCGCCGCTGAGGCCGACGCCGAGTCGGTCGATCGGTTCGTCTCCGAGACGGATTTCGAGAGCGAGACACTGTATCTCGAGGTGAATCAGGTACGGTCTTGCTTCCGATTGGATCTCTGTCGGATCACGTGGCGGTCCGACGAGGTCCAGACGTACTACGTCAGGAACCTCCGGTCGTACGACGAGCGCTGCTCGACCGATAGCCACGCGTACGAGTCGCGGCTCGTCCGCCTGCCGGTCGCACTCGACGAGGGGTCCGTGACCGGCTCCGGTTCGTCGATCAGCGGCGGCGGCGAGTGCGGCGGTTCGGGTCCGAGAGGAGCCGAGGGCGGTCGGGAGAGCGGTACCACGACCCCGACCCCGGAAGCGTCGACAGACGGGGGTGACGAGTGATGCGGGAGACGTCAGCGACTCGGCGCGGCGTGCTGGCGGCTGCTGGCGGCGCGCTGCTCGCTGGCTGTAGCGGCCTCGACGAGTTCGGAGAATCGTCCGACGAGGAGATTCGGTCCTCGCGACTCCCGGACCTCACCGACGACGGCGAGTCCCAGCCGGTCGTCGTCGAGACGATGCCGATCGAGATCGAACGGACGGTACTCGCCGAGCGAGTCCAGCGCACGACGGACCTGCTGGCGACGCTCCCGATGTCGTTCGGCGCCGACGACGTCCCCAACGGCTACGTCCGGAAGCAGCTGATCGAGGCCGCCGAGGACGCATCCGAATATATCCAGGACGCCCGCACCGCACAGAGCCGGCTCACAGCCATGCGTTCGCTCCAGCGGGCTCGCTCGGAGGCCCGGTTCGCTGCTGCCGGCTGGGGGTTCGTCGAAGACGGCACCACCGAGACAGCCCGCCAGAGCGAACACGAAGCGGTGATTGAGGACGCCAACGCGCTCCGCTCCGACCACGCGTATCTCGGCGAGGATCCGGTCGAAGCCGTCCTGTTCCACGCCGAGGTCGAGCAACACCTCGCGTTCGTCGCCGAGAACCGATATCCCTCCGGGTCGGTGAACACGGACGAACTGCTGACGGTCGCCGAGTGGGGCGAACACACCGAGTACGCCCGGGCACGGGTCGACGACGGTCGCTACCTGTACGACCGGTTCAGGGAGTCGCTTCCCGCCGACGCCGGGTCTATCGAGGAGACGCTTACGACGGCGGGAGAGTCACTGGTCGACGAACTCCAGCGGCGGAGGTCCGACCTGCCCGCAGAGCCGACCGAGGGCGACCACGAGCTGGTGTGGCGGCTTCGCTACCGTGTCCGCGACGCTGCAGAGTCGAGTGCCAGGTACGCCGGAGACGAGCCGGGTGCAGCGAGTACGGTGTTGCGGGGTGCCGAGGGGCTCGCGGACTTCCTGGCCTACGAGCGAATCCGCGATCGGATCGACGACGGCGAGCAGTTCGGCGTCGAGGAGGCGGCCGACGTCCACGACGCGAGAGACCAGGCCGTCGAATCCGTCCGGACCGCGCTCGACGAGAGCCCACGGGCTGGGCTCGCTCGCCCGGTCCTCGCCGACGCAGCCCAGCAGATCGTCGCAGCGGACGAGGAGCTGGCCCGGTTACGCGGGACCGTCCGCCCGGCCCGACTCGACGACCCGATTCGCCGCTACGTCACCGCGACGGCCCGCGCTCGGAGCGTCCCGGCGGCCTGCCAGGAAGTGCTCGATACGCTGACGCAGTGAGAACGGGCCAGGTCTGCGACCGGAGGGAGAATCGGATTCGGCGAGTCTCACTCGTACCGAAGGGCGTCGATCGGGTCGATTCGGGCAGCGCGCCACGCCGGGTAGAGGCCAGAGACGACCCCGACGACGATTCCGACCGCGATCGCCAGGACGACGTACTCGACTGGATAGACCAGGGGCAGGTCGACGTACCAGGCGCCGAGGTAACCAGCCGCCAGCCCGAGCACCGTCCCGAAGACGGCGCCGATCAGTCCCAGGATGACCGATTCCATGAGGAAGAGGCCGAGGACGTCGCGGTTCTGTGCGCCGACGGCCTTCATGATCCCGATCTCGCGAGTCCGCTCCGTCACCGAGACGAGCATGATGTTCGCGATCCCGATCGAGGCGACCAGCAGGGAGATGGCGGCGATGCTGACGATGAAGTTCTGCAGGAGTTCGAAGATGTCCTGGAGCTGCTGGAGGAGCTCTCGGCTCGTCTGCATCGAAATCTCGAGGTCCTCGTCGAGGTACTCGCTCGCGTCCGACTCCTCGCTCTCTAGATACGTGATCGCGGCGTCACGGGCGCGGGATACCGCCGCGTCGTCGGCCGACTCGGCCTCGACGACGATCGCGTTGAACCGGACGTCGGCGTCTTCGACATCGCCGTCGGAGGCGGCCCCGATCTGCTCGTTGTAGTACGGATCGGTCGGGACGTACAGCCGCGGGGCCTGGTCGAAGCCCTCGAAGGGACTCATCCCCTCGGACGTCTCGGTGATGCCGACCACTTCGACGCGCGTCTCCTGACCGCCGAGCAGCACCAGCGTGAGTTCGTCGCCCACCTGGATCTCCTCCTCGAACTGTCCGGCCGCAGCCGGGTTCAGCACGGCTTCTCGGTCGCCCATCTCGAACTGACGGCCCTCAGCGAGGCTGTCCGAGCGGACGTACGACGGCCCCGTCGAGATGACGCCGTCGCCGAGGACTACCCGCTCGCCCCCGGACCGGATCGCCTGGGTTCGGAGTGGCGCGTAGCCGTACGCCGCTTCGACGTCCTGCAGTTCGCCGACCGCGTTCAGGTCGCGCGCGCTGAAAACGGGCTGGGAGCCAGCGCCGGGCCCGCCCTCGGTGTCGGGGTCCGCGGCCCACCCGTAGAGGTTCCGCTGGTCGTCGGGGCTGATCTCGCCGATGACGCCGGCCTGGAGACTCGCGCCGAGCGTGACGAACGTGATCACGGCTGCGACACCGATGACGATACCGAGGACCGTCAGTCCCGACCTGAGCTTGTGGCCTCGTATCGAGCGCCACGCGAGACGGAGCGATTCGAGCGGATTCACGACGCGCCACCCGCCCCGGTTCCGTCCCCGGGCCGGTGTGTGTCATCCTGGCTCCGGACTCGGTTCGCAGCGTCGCCGGTTTCGATGCGTTCGATCTTCCCGTCGAGGAGGTGGACGACCCGTTCGGCGCGTTCGGCGACGTGCGGTTCGTGGGTCACGACGACCATCGTGGTGCCGGCCGCGTGGAACTCCCCGAAGAGGTCGAGGACCTGGGCCTCCGTCTCCGTGTCGAGGTTGCCGGAGGGTTCGTCGGCCAGCACGAGCGCCGGGTCGTTGACGAGCGCTCTCGCGAGGGCGACGCGCTGGCGCTGGCCGCCCGAGAGTTCGTTCGGCCGGTGGTCCGCCCGGTCGGCGATGCCGACCCGATCCAGTAGCGCTTCGGCCCGGTCGCGACGCGCTCGTCGCCCGACGCCCTGGAACAACTGAGGCATGGCGACGTTCTCGAGGGCCGTCAATCGGGGCATGAGATTGAACGACTGGAAGACGAAGCCGACTTCCGTCCCTCGAAGACGAGTCCGCTCGCGTCCCGAGAGCCGGCCGACGTCCTGGCCGTCGACGACGACGTCGCCTGCCGTCGGCGTGTCCAGGCATCCGACGAGGTTCATCAGCGTGGACTTTCCCGACCCGCTCGGCCCCATGATCGCGGTGTAGGACCCCCGTGGAATCTCGAGTGTCACACCATCGAGTGCGTGGACTGGTTCACCCCGCTGGTAGGTCTTCCGGACGTCCGTCAGCGCGACGGCCAGGTCCTGACTCGGCATGGAGCGGATACGACAGCGACGGCGAAAAGGGTTGATGCGAATTACCTCGGCGAGAGTCCCCTAAGAAGCCGTACCGGTACGCCTAACGGGGCCTGTTCTCGTCGGTTACTCCCGACGGCTGGACTGTCAATATTGGGTGCTCGTGAACTAGATTCCCGAAGTGTGACCGTCGATTAGCTGTCGCCTCGATTCCCGTCGACGTGTTCGACGAAATCGCGCTCCCGTTCGGCTCGTTCGAGGGTCCGCAACCCCACGATATCGATCGCTTCGTCGCGAGAGCGCTCGCCGTCGAGGTACTCCTCGATGACGACCTCCTGCCAGAGTGCCTCGAGCCCTCGATCCAGTGCCGCTTCGCGGATCTCCGATTCTGGGACGTCGCGCGCATCCGCGATGGCCTGGAGCCGGTCGGAAGTCTCGAGTCCCATAACGTTCGATAGGTGACGCTTAGCTATAAATCCATGTCCGGGAGCCCCCTACCACAGAACCGCCTTCCGTATTCGTGTCTCCCGTAGGCTGTTGTTCCCCGAGGAACACACACGATGTTGTCCCTCACGTGGTGTCAGTTAGCTTATCTGTCTCTCCCCGGTATACTGGATATCCGATCTGTCGGGCCGGTCGTCTGCCGACACTAGCATCCGACGTTATCGGACTCCCGGAAACTCGACATGAGATACTCGATACGACCCCCTGCCGGAGACGAGTTTGGCCTCGATACGGTTCGACCGTGTCCAGACGACCCCCAACACCACGACGACTTCGTCGGACGTTCGGTAGAATTGTCGGCGCTCACCCTCGAGGAACCCCTCGCCGATATCACCCCTACAGCGGAAGACCCAAATCCGGGATACCGGACGGACGGTAGCGAGTCGCGCACCGAGTCCCGAGGAGGCTCACTATAGATGTCGGAGGAACAACGTCGGCCAAACGTCGAGGTCGTCTGTCTCGAATGTCACTTCTCGGAGGTCGTCGAGAAGTGCGGCGGGCGGCCGGCGAATCTGATCATCGAACACGGTCGGGACACCGGACATAAACTGACGACCGAAGAGGTGGGCCTCGAATAGTCGACCTCTCGGCGTTAGGGGCGGAAATTGAACTGGCCCGGGTGTTCAGTTCGTTCCCTCTATCGTCGGTCTGGGAAGAGCCGGGGTGTACCTGTGGTCCTGAGTCGGTCAGAAAGCTTATACGAAACTCCCACCCCGATAGCGATAACCGCGCCGAAGAAATCCGTCCCGTGGACCACCACGGCGGCGGGCCGGGTAGGGGTACTCGGCGGCGCGGGCCGAATCCGATTTCTTCGCCAGCGGGAAGCAAACAACACAAATCGAACTAGCGACGGGTGGAGGTTGATAGTCGCTGGATTCGACGGGGGCACCGGCAGGTAGGCTATCGGTCCGGGCCGGCGTGATAAACACCCACACATCCGATGCCGTACGCTGATTGGAGTCGCGGTAGTCCCGTGAGTACGGTCGCACAGTCGAGGGTCGAGTGAAGATACCCAGCCGGTGTTGACGGACGGGACCCAGACGGGAAGACCCGGCCGTAGGACACCCCCTGCACGTCCCTCGAGCGCCAGTCGCCCAGTAACCGAATTCCACGACCGAAACCGACCCACGATGTCACGACAACACGGTCCGCCGGCCGACTCGTCTTCGATCCCCACCCCGAGCAACGCCGGACTGCTCAAGCACGTCGCTCGAATCGTCAGTACCGACACGGCGCCGATGCTAGAGGAGCTCCGCGAACAGTACGGGCGGATCGTCCGGATCCAGATGCCGACCGACGATGCCGCCACGTACCTGCTCGCCGACCCGACCTACGTGCAGCAGGTCCTCGAGTCGAACCAGGCCAACTACCGCAAGGCCGAGATCTACCGTGACGAACTGGGGAAGATCTTCGGGCGCGGACTCCTCACGAGCGAGGGCGACCACTGGAGCCGACAACACCGCCTCATCCGCCCGATGTTCACCTCGGACAGCGTGCAGTCGTTCACGGAACTCATCGCCGAGCAGACCGACGCGATGTGCGACCGCTGGCAGGAGCACGCCGACCGGGGTGAGCCGATCCAGCTGCTCCCGGAGATGGAGCGCGTGACGCTCCGCATCATCGGGAAGGCGATGTTCAGCACGGACATGGAGGGCCACGCCGAGGACATCGCCGAGTCGCTCCAGGTGCTACGGCGGGAGTTCCAGCGACAGACGAACCGGATCCGACCGACCGTGCCGGAGTGGGTTCCCACACCCCACAACCAGCAGGTGAAGGCCGCTCGTGACCAGTTGAACACGGTCGTCTACGGGTTGATCGAGGACCGCCGTGGACAGGCCGACGAGTACGACGATCTCCTCTCCGCGCTCATGGCTGCGCGCGAGGACGAGACGGGCGAGCGGATGGACGACGAGCAGATCCGCGACGAACTCATGACGTTCCTGCTCGCCGGCCACGAAACCACTGCGGCGGCGCTCACGTGGACGTGGTACCTGCTGGTTCGCAACCCCGAGATACACGAATCGCTCCACGCCAGCGTCGACGGACACGCCGGGAGCGAACAGGGATCACCCGCGTTGGGCGGGGACGACCCGTCGTACGCCAAGCAATGCGTCCAGGAGGCGATGCGCATCTACCCACCGGTTCCGGTCTTCGTCCGGGAAGCCCGCAAACCCGACATCATCGGCGGATACGAGATTCCGTCCGGAAGCGAGGTGCTCCTGAGTCAATACGTCGTCCACCGCGACCCCGAGTACTGGGAGGCACCGACGGAATACCGACCGGAACGATTCACACCCGGAGCTGCAGCCGACCGGCCCGCCTACAGTTACTTCCCGTTCGGCGGCGGCCCTCGCATGTGCATCGGGCGGCAGTTCGCGCTGCTGGAAGCCCAGATGGTCCTCTCCCGCGCGGTCGAGCAGTACCGCCTCGAACTCGATTCACCCGCCGTCGAGCCGGGCGTCGATTCCGCCGTGAC includes:
- a CDS encoding DUF7333 family protein; this encodes MEFDLPKAAGLLVAIVALSIAGLAASGVMTLQTVLMMVLPSMAVFAAVAFWLGVKHGEFRATP
- a CDS encoding ABC transporter ATP-binding protein is translated as MPSQDLAVALTDVRKTYQRGEPVHALDGVTLEIPRGSYTAIMGPSGSGKSTLMNLVGCLDTPTAGDVVVDGQDVGRLSGRERTRLRGTEVGFVFQSFNLMPRLTALENVAMPQLFQGVGRRARRDRAEALLDRVGIADRADHRPNELSGGQRQRVALARALVNDPALVLADEPSGNLDTETEAQVLDLFGEFHAAGTTMVVVTHEPHVAERAERVVHLLDGKIERIETGDAANRVRSQDDTHRPGDGTGAGGAS
- a CDS encoding ABC transporter permease gives rise to the protein MNPLESLRLAWRSIRGHKLRSGLTVLGIVIGVAAVITFVTLGASLQAGVIGEISPDDQRNLYGWAADPDTEGGPGAGSQPVFSARDLNAVGELQDVEAAYGYAPLRTQAIRSGGERVVLGDGVISTGPSYVRSDSLAEGRQFEMGDREAVLNPAAAGQFEEEIQVGDELTLVLLGGQETRVEVVGITETSEGMSPFEGFDQAPRLYVPTDPYYNEQIGAASDGDVEDADVRFNAIVVEAESADDAAVSRARDAAITYLESEESDASEYLDEDLEISMQTSRELLQQLQDIFELLQNFIVSIAAISLLVASIGIANIMLVSVTERTREIGIMKAVGAQNRDVLGLFLMESVILGLIGAVFGTVLGLAAGYLGAWYVDLPLVYPVEYVVLAIAVGIVVGVVSGLYPAWRAARIDPIDALRYE
- a CDS encoding cytochrome P450; translated protein: MSRQHGPPADSSSIPTPSNAGLLKHVARIVSTDTAPMLEELREQYGRIVRIQMPTDDAATYLLADPTYVQQVLESNQANYRKAEIYRDELGKIFGRGLLTSEGDHWSRQHRLIRPMFTSDSVQSFTELIAEQTDAMCDRWQEHADRGEPIQLLPEMERVTLRIIGKAMFSTDMEGHAEDIAESLQVLRREFQRQTNRIRPTVPEWVPTPHNQQVKAARDQLNTVVYGLIEDRRGQADEYDDLLSALMAAREDETGERMDDEQIRDELMTFLLAGHETTAAALTWTWYLLVRNPEIHESLHASVDGHAGSEQGSPALGGDDPSYAKQCVQEAMRIYPPVPVFVREARKPDIIGGYEIPSGSEVLLSQYVVHRDPEYWEAPTEYRPERFTPGAAADRPAYSYFPFGGGPRMCIGRQFALLEAQMVLSRAVEQYRLELDSPAVEPGVDSAVTMVPDEPLEMQVDEW